A genomic window from Silene latifolia isolate original U9 population chromosome Y, ASM4854445v1, whole genome shotgun sequence includes:
- the LOC141629403 gene encoding uncharacterized protein LOC141629403 — protein sequence MENQVKNLQQPLQDQAKKLDEQAQQNAQLCLNMTQMMSMFQNLQQQLQQGTGISTSESSNGLASSNRHLGFVPKLKFPSFDGTGIVTWVQKCSRYFALCKIPDSQKVDMACLNMVGKAELWASNYLSIHNNVAWEQFVIDLSARFRDDLSYNIVERFNKLAQTGTITEYIDEFEGLKGLMQQKNPLLPDNFFLESFIGGLKPTIKPFVRAFKPTNMADAIEFARCQEDAIQANLSNKMPFNKPYNSFSKQTPQLLPLLPTPKIAPFKNNVTTYPPKPGQRNYIPASVQAHKMAKGECYYCNQPWDKNHKCPFKEKQVFTVEVQGSEEETELEEEEIVEIEPVEEPYISVSALSGNPGYQTMRVMVFVNKKPIHILIYSGNTHNFMDVNLAKQLGCKVDKITPQAVTVANGNHLACQSICWVLQNHTFVTDALLIPLGGCDMVLGVQWLSTLGPVQWDFKKLIHTQRIKLIQGKKADKCVMESTQLCFLQLIPDTLEGLSPSLDFDCHALTATIDNQHPVLGQLLEQYRRVFDEPKSIPPVKGIFDHKIPLMQGSEPVSIRPYRYPLVKRDIIEKLIQEMLESGTIQPSSSHFASPVVLVGKKDGTWRLCVDYRELNRKTVKNKFPIPVVEELIDELAGATIFSKLDLRAGYHQLRVHPNDVYKTAFKTHGGHYEFMVMPFGLTNAPVSF from the coding sequence ATGGAGAATCAAGTGAAAAATTTACAACAACCGCTTCAAGATCAAGCAAAGAAATTGGATGAACAAGCTCAGCAAAATGCTCAATTATGCCTGAATATGACGCAAATGATGAGTATGTTCCAGAATTTGCAGCAACAACTTCAACAGGGTACTGGAATTTCTACATCAGAATCTTCTAATGGTTTGGCCTCGTCAAACAGACATCTAGGGTTTGTTCCTAAACTCAAATTTCCCTCCTTTGATGGCACTGGTATTGTTACATGGGTACAAAAATGCAGTAGGTATTTTGCATTATGTAAAATTCCTGATTCTCAAAAAGTAGATATGGCTTGTTTGAATATGGTAGGAAAGGCTGAATTATGGGCTTCCAATTATTTGTCCATTCATAATAATGTTGCTTGGGAACAGTTTGTGATTGATCTATCTGCAAGATTTAGGGATGATCTTAGCTATAATATAGTTGAAAGATTTAATAAATTGGCTCAAACTGGAACAATTACTGAGTATATTGATGAGTTTGAGGGTTTAAAGGGATTAATGCAGCAAAAAAATCCATTATTGCCTGACAATTTCTTTTTGGAAAGCTTTATTGGAGGTCTTAAGCCAACTATAAAGCCATTTGTTAGAGCTTTTAAGCCCACTAATATGGCTGATGCTATAGAATTTGCTAGATGCCAGGAAGATGCAATTCAGGCCAATTTGTCAAATAAAATGCCTTTTAATAAGCCCTATAATTCTTTTTCCAAACAGACTCCACAATTACTTCCATTATTACCAACACCAAAAATTGCCCCTTTCAAAAATAATGTGACCACCTACCCACCAAAACCAGGGCAAAGAAATTATATTCCTGCTAGTGTCCAGGCACATAAGATGGCAAAAGGAGAATGTTACTATTGTAACCAACCTTGGGATAAGAATCATAAATGTCCTTTTAAAGAAAAGCAAGTCTTTACTGTGGAAGTACAAGGCTCTGAGGAGGAAACTGAACTGGAGGAAGAGGAGATAGTGGAAATAGAACCTGTAGAGGAGCCTTATATTTCTGTTAGTGCCTTGTCAGGAAACCCTGGTTATCAAACAATGAGAGTAATGGTTTTTGTTAATAAAAAGCCAATCCACATTCTCATTTACTCTGGCAATACACATAATTTCATGGATGTAAATCTGGCCAAACAATTAGGGTGTAAGGTGGATAAAATTACTCCTCAAGCAGTAACAGTTGCAAATGGAAATCACTTGGCTTGTCAGAGTATCTGTTGGGTACTGCAGAATCACACCTTTGTGACTGATGCATTACTCATTCCTTTGGGTGGATGTGACATGGTATTGGGTGTACAGTGGCTTAGCACCCTAGGGCCTGTTCAATGGGATTTCAAGAAGCTCATCCATACACAACGGATTAAACTTATTCAGGGAAAGAAAGCTGATAAATGTGTAATGGAATCCACACAGTTATGCTTCTTGCAGCTTATCCCAGACACATTGGAAGGACTTTCACCTTCCTTGGATTTTGATTGCCATGCCTTAACAGCCACCATAGATAACCAACATCCTGTTTTAGGTCAACTATTAGAGCAATACAGGAGGGTGTTTGATGAACCAAAATCCATACCTCCAGTCAAAGGGATATTTGACCATAAGATACCTCTAATGCAGGGGTCAGAACCAGTGAGCATAAGACCTTACAGGTACCCTTTAGTAAAAAGGGACATAATTGAGAAATTGATTCAAGAAATGCTTGAAAGTGGCACTATCCAACCTAGTTCCAGTCATTTTGCATCTCCAGTAGTCTTGGTGGGAAAGAAAGATGGGACTTGGAGACTTTGCGTGGACTATAGGGAATTAAACAGAAAGACAGTAAAGAATAAATTTCCTATTCCTGTAGTGGAGGAGTTGATTGATGAGTTGGCTGGGGCTACCATCTTTTCCAAGTTGGATTTAAGGGCTGGCTACCATCAGTTGAGGGTGCATCCAAATGATGTATATAAGACTGCATTTAAAACTCATGGAGGGCACTATGAGTTCATGGTTATGCCCTTTGGCTTAACTAATGCACCTGTCTCATTCTAG
- the LOC141629404 gene encoding putative mitochondrial protein AtMg00860: MSKCAFAMEKVEYFGHFISGKGVETDPKKVQAVVEWPTPKSVKKLRSFLGLNYAVISRPLTNLLKKGAFSWSTAAQEAFVALKIALTTASVLAVPDFSHPFTVETDASNEGIGAVLMQSGHPLAYISRTLGPKWMKLSVYERNS; encoded by the coding sequence ATGTCCAAATGTGCTTTTGCTATGGAAAAGGTGGAATACTTCGGACATTTTATTTCTGGTAAAGGGGTGGAGACGGATCCCAAAAAGGTACAAGCTGTGGTTGAGTGGCCCACCCCTAAATCAGTCAAAAAATTAAGAAGTTTCCTTGGATTAAACTATGCTGTCATCAGCAGGCCCTTGACTAATTTGTTGAAAAAGGGGGCTTTTTCCTGGTCCACTGCAGCCCAAGAAGCTTTTGTAGCCTTAAAAATAGCACTCACTACTGCCTCGGTGTTAGCAGTGCCAGACTTTTCCCATCCCTTCACTGTGGAAACTGATGCTTCAAATGAGGGAATTGGTGCTGTTTTAATGCAGTCTGGTCACCCACTGGCTTATATCAGCAGGACACTAGGGCCAAAatggatgaagctatcagtttaTGAAAGGAACTCTTAG
- the LOC141626538 gene encoding uncharacterized protein LOC141626538, giving the protein MSNAYMSRLCIVHHSFATPLPPRCNLVSQLFKSFSSCSSLAVAPACPLAISHSVLSLTAQLPAAGTTQRSEEWFALRKDKLTTSTFGTALGFWKGTRRPELWSEKVFHSDPKPPEASSMRAMEWGVLNEAVAIEKYKSITGRDVSFLGFAVHSEQKFDWLGGSPDGLLSCSQELGILEVKCPYNKGKPALALPWSTMPFYYMPQVQGQLEIMDRDWVDLYCWTPNGSTIFRVHRERGYWELMHEILREFWWENVIPAREALLVGGEEAANFYKPTSKHKLTGLMIYKSIKLAAEAKLLCKEIAGHVEFYT; this is encoded by the coding sequence ATGAGCAATGCTTACATGTCAAGATTATGCATTGTGCATCACAGTTTTGCCACCCCACTGCCACCAAGATGCAACCTTGTTTCACAACTTTTTAAAAGCTTCTCTTCCTGCAGCTCGTTGGCTGTCGCCCCAGCTTGTCCACTTGCCATCAGTCACTCTGTGCTCTCACTGACTGCTCAACTACCTGCAGCCGGTACAACACAACGCTCTGAAGAGTGGTTTGCTCTCCGTAAGGATAAGCTTACAACAAGTACATTTGGGACCGCCTTGGGATTCTGGAAGGGGACGAGGCGACCTGAGCTTTGGAGTGAAAAGGTTTTCCATTCGGATCCCAAACCTCCGGAAGCTTCTAGCATGCGGGCCATGGAATGGGGGGTTCTTAATGAAGCTGTTGCTATTGAGAAGTACAAAAGCATTACTGGACGTGATGTGAGCTTTTTGGGATTTGCAGTTCACTCTGAGCAAAAATTTGATTGGCTCGGTGGATCGCCCGATGGTCTTCTTAGTTGCTCTCAAGAACTGGGGATTCTAGAGGTGAAATGCCCATATAATAAAGGGAAGCCTGCTTTGGCTTTGCCCTGGTCAACAATGCCCTTCTATTACATGCCTCAGGTTCAGGGTCAATTGGAGATAATGGATCGAGACTGGGTTGATCTATATTGTTGGACACCTAATGGGAGCACGATATTCAGAGTACATAGAGAACGTGGATATTGGGAGCTCATGCATGAAATTTTACGTGAGTTTTGGTGGGAGAATGTCATTCCGGCTAGAGAAGCGTTATTAGTAGGCGGGGAAGAAGCAGCCAACTTTTATAAACCCACTTCTAAACATAAACTAACAGGTCTAATGATTTACAAGAGCATTAAGTTGGCAGCTGAGGCTAAATTGTTGTGCAAGGAGATTGCTGGTCATGTTGAATTCTATACATGA